Within Streptomyces roseirectus, the genomic segment CGTCCAATGCGTGAGGTGGGCAAAGAGACCCAGCGTACCGACGGGCATCACATCCGGTCCGTGACCGGAGTCACGTTATGGGGCGGCCCTTTGTCCGGAGCCCACCAACCCCCTGACCTGCCGTTTGTCGACGAGTGACGGTTCTCGGACGCGGGCGCCTGGGATAGCGTCCTTTAGGTCCCTCTTATCAGCCCCGGATTCATTCGTCCCCGAGCCCGCGGAGTCCCCATGAGCACCCTCGCCGCCTCGTCCGCCCCCGGGCGGGTCCTCGCCGACCTCCTCCCGGCCGGCCGCGTCCGTGACATCGCCCTCGTCGCCGGCGGTGCCGCCCTCACCGGCGTCGCCGCGCAGCTCGCCGTCCCGGTCCCCGGCTCGCCCGTCCCGGTCACCGGCCAGACCTTCGCCGCGCTGCTCGTCGGCACCTCGCTCGGCGCCGGGCGCGGCTTCCTCTCCCTCGCGCTGTACGCCCTCGCCGGCGTCGTCGGCGTGCCGTGGTTCGCCGAGGGCGGCTCCGGCGCGGGCATGGTGTCGTTCGGGTACGTCCTCGGGCTGATGCTGGCGGCCACCGTCGTCGGCGCGCTCGCCCGCCGGGGCGCCGACCGTAACGTCTGGCGCATGGCCGGCGCGGTCCTGCTCGGCGAGGCCCTGATCTACGCCGTCGGCGTCCCCTACCTCGCGTACGCCGCCGACATGTCCGCCTCCCAGGCCATCGCCGCCGGCCTCACCCCGTACCTCCTCGGCGACGCCCTCAAGGCGGCCCTCGCGATGGGCCTGGTCCCGGCTGTGTGGAAGCTGCTCGACCGACGCTGAGCGCTCCGCTGGAAGTGCCGCGACGGCCGTCAGCCGGCTGCGGCGCCGTCGTGGCTGGTCGCGCAGTTCCCCGCGCCCCTTCAGGGCGCTGCCGAACCGCCGAGCCTTCGCCCGCCCCGCTCAGCCCCGGATGCCGGCGCCGGCCCCGGATACGCAGGGCCGTACCGCTCAGACGGTACGGCCCTTTCGTGTGCTCACCCCGTGCGGCGCCTCGACCACCACACGCCCGCCGCCCCCGCTGCCAGCAGCGCGGCGCCCGTCGCGCCCAGGGGGAGGAGGTCTTCCGCCGGTCCGGTGCTGGGGAGTTGGCCGGTGCCGGGGGTGACCGGCTTGTTGTCGGTGCCGAGCAGGAGCGGGGTGGCAGGGGCGTTCGGGGCCGGGTTGACGGTGCCGAAGGGGACCGGACCCTGCTGCCAGAACGTCTTCGAACCGTCCGCCGCCTGAACCGGAAGGCAGATCCTCCCCTTTTTCGTCAGGTCGTAGCTCGCGTCGACCGCGTACGACTTCGTGGCGCCCGCCGCGAGATTGTCCAGCGGGCAGTTGAAACCACTGTTCGAACCCTCGGGGAGGTTTTCTTTCGTGAGTGGCGTGCAGCCTTCGACTTTGTTGATCGAAAGGCCGTCGAAACCGACGACCAAGAGCCTGATCTTTCCGCTCTCCTTCGTTCCCTCGTTTTTCACGGTGGCGGTGAGAGAGGTTTTCCTGGTGCTGTTGTCGACCGAGATACGGACGGGCAGTGTGGTCGTGAGTTTCACCCCGGCCGGCGCCGGATCGACCGCCTTGCCGCCCTGCGCACTGCCCGGCTCCTGCCCGTTGGCACCCGCCTGCGGCGCCAGGACCAGCGCCGATACCAGCCCTGCCGAGACAAGGACCCCGGCGACGGCCGCACTGCGACGAGAACTCATGTTCGTCCCCCTTTGACTCCCCCTGAGCCGCGCCTGAATTCGCGGTACTTGAAGAGGTACCACAAGATTTCTCCGCACTATGCTGGTACGGCCTGAAGTGTGACCATTGTGTTTCCGGTGGTACGACCGGTGAAAGGGAGCAGTGGATTGCCGGGGAACAGCAGCAGCGGCGGTGTTGCCGGGCTTTTGGTGGCCGGGCGTTATCGGTTGGTCGAAAGCATCGGGCAGGGAGGAATGGGGCGGGTGTGGCGGGCCGCCGACGAAATACTCGACCGGCTGGTCGCGGTGAAGGAAATACGCATCGACGGCCCCGACGCCGAGGACACCAGGACCCGCCGCGAACGCACCCTGCGCGAGGCCCGCGCCACCGCCCGCATCGACCACCCCAACGTGGTGCGCGTCTACGACGTCGTCGACGAGGGCGAACTCCTGTGGATCATCATGGAGTTGGTCCGCGGCCGCTCCCTGGAACGGGTCACCGCCGACGACGGCCCGCTCGGCCCCGTCGCCGCCGCCCGCGTCGGCCTCGGCCTCGTCGCCGCGCTCCAGCAGGTCCACGCGCGCGGCGTCCTGCACCGGGACATCAAACCCGGGAACGTGCTGGTGGAGGGGGCCGGCGAGCGGATCGTCCTCACCGACTTCGGGATCGCCGCGATGCAGGACGCCAAGGCGCTCACCATGGTCGGGATGCTGGTCGGCTCGCCCGACTACATGGCCCCCGAGCGCGTCGCCGGGCGCCCCCAGGGACCGCCGTCCGACATCTGGTCCGTCGGCGCGACCCTGTGCGCCGCCCTCGCCGGACACTCGCCCTTCGCCCGCGACACGACGCTGGCCACCCTGCACGCCGTCCTCCACGAGGAACCCCGACTCCCCGACAACGTCGGGACGCTGCGCGGCGTCCTGACCGGACTCCTCGCCAAGGACCCCGAACTCCGCCCGGACCTCGCCGAGTTGGAGACGGAACTGAGGCGCACGGCCTTCCCGGAACCGACGCCGACGGTACGGGTGGGGGAGATGCCGCGCGCGGAGCTGCGATCACCCCCGCCCGACCTCGCCACCACCCCCCTCCCACGTCTGCCGGAACACCCCCGGCACCGGCGCACAACAGCCCTCGCCGCGGCAGGAGTCGCCGCGGTCATCGCCATCGTCGTCACCGCCGTCCTCCTCACCTCGGGCGGCACACCCCCCGCCCACGAAGCCGCCGTCACACCCACCCCCACCCCCACCGTCGAAGGCACCGCCCGCACCCGCACCCTGCCGCCCGGCGCCCACGAGGAAGCCGGCGGCTACGCCTGGAAGACCCCGGACGGCTGGCGGCGGGACGTGAAGACCGGCGCCGAGGTGCACTACACGTCCCCCGACGGCACACAGGAACTCCTCGCCAAGTCCTCCCTCGCGCGCGGCAAGTTGATCGACGCGTGGCGCAAGTCCGAGCTGGACGCGCACCGTGGCGAGGACTACCGCAAACTCCGCCTGGCCGAGACCGAGTTCAGGGGGAACCCGGCGGTCGAGTGGGAGTACACGTTCACACTGAAGGGCACCCCCTGGCACGCCCGGCTGCTCGGGTTCGACCAGGACGGGAAGTCGTTCCAGGTGAACACGTGGTACCGGCCGGACGTGGAAGAGAGTGCCCTCAGGGTCTACGCGGAGGTGAAGGCAAGCTTCACGGTGCTGTGACGCCCCCGCGTCACGGCGTGGTGACGCCCTTGCGCACCTTGTCCTTGACCAGCGACACGACCAGCACGCCCGCCGCGACCAACAGCGACAACAGCACCGTCGTCCGCCCGTCATGCTCCGTGTCGGTCAGCATGTAACCCAGCACGAAGACGATCAACCCGGCCGTCGCCCAGGTCAGATACGGGTACAGCCACATCTTCACGACCAGCTTCTCCGGCGCCTCCGCCTGGATGATCTTCCGCATCCGCAGCTGCGAGAAGCAGATCACCAGCCACACGAACAGGGCCACCGCACCGGAGGAGTTGACCAGGAACAGGAACACCGAGTCCGGGTACTGGTAGTTGAAGAACACCGCGACGAACCCGAACACCACGGACGACAGGATCGCCGCCATCGGCACGCCCCGCGAGGTGGTCCGCGCGAACGACTTCGGCGCGTCCCCGCGCTGCCCGAGCGAGAACGCCATCCGCGAGGCCGTGTAGAGACCGGAGTTGAGGCAGGACAGCACCGACGTCAGCACGATGAAGTTCATGATCTGCCCGGCGTGCGCGATGCCGAGCGAGTCCAGGGCCGCGACGTACGAGCCCTCCTCCTTGATCGACGGGTCGTCCCACGGCAGCAGGGTCACCACGACGAAGATCGACCCCAGGTAGAACACCGCGATCCGCCAGATCACACTGTTCGTCGACTTCGTCACCGCCCGCTGCGGGTTCTCAGACTCGCCCGCCGCCAGCGTCGCGATCTCACTGCCCATGAAGGAGAAGACGACGAGCAGGACGCCGGTGAGGATCGCGCCCGGCCCGTTCGGCAGGAAGCCGCCGTGGTCCGTGAGGTTGCCGAGCCCCGCCTTGTCGCTGTCCACCCCGGGCAGCACCCCGAACACGGCCAGCCCGCCGATCACGATGAACGCGGCGATCGCGACGACCTTGATACCGGCGAACCAGAACTCGAACTCGCCGTAGGAGCCGACGGAGACCAGGTTCGTCGCCGTCAGCACGATCATCACGATCAGCGCCCAGCCCCACTGCGGGACGGCCGGGATCCACGACTCCAGGATCGCCGCGCCCGCGGTCGCCTCGACCGCCAGCACCACGACCCAGAAGAACCAGTACAGCCAGCCGATCGTGAACCCCGCCCACGGGCCGAGCGCGCGGTCGGCGTGCGCCGAGAAGGAGCCGGACGTCGGGTTCGCGGCCGACATCTCACCCAGCATCCGCATCACCAGCACCACGAGCGTGCCGACGAGGAAGTACGACAGGAGGATGCCGGGACCGGCGGTCGCGATGCCCGAGCTGGAGCCGACGAACAGACCGGCGCCGATCACGCCACCGATCGCGATCATGGAAAGGTGCCGGTTCTTCAGGCCCGCCTGCAGGCCGGGCCCGGGTTCCTCGGGATTCTCCTGGCCGGAACCGGCCGGTGACAGGGTCGGAGGCGATGCCATGGGGGACGTCCTTTGCGCGGCGTGGGGGAGGGGGGACAGGGGGTGCGGGTGCTGGCGGTCAGTGAAACGGAGGTGAAGGATTTCGTGTACCCGCCATTAAGGATCGGTGACGCCGGTTTTCTCGACGTTTCGTCGAGTTTCCCGATGTGACCGGGGCCCGCACCCCTTCCTCCCTGCCCGCAACCCGCATGTCACACTCGTCCCATGCGCGTGTACCTCGGCTCCGACCATGCCGGCTACGAACTCAAGAACCACCTCGTCGAATGGCTCAAGGCGGCCGGGCACGACCCCGTCGACTGCGGCCCGCACATCTACGACGCCCAGGACGACTACCCCCCCTTCTGCCTCCGCGCCGCCGAACGCACCGCCGCCGACCCCGACTCCCTCGGCATCGTCATCGGCGGCTCCGGCAACGGCGAACAGATCGCCGCGAACAAGGTGAAGGGGGTGCGGGCCGCTCTGGCGTGGAGCGAGGAAACGGCGTCTCTGGGCCGCCAGCACAACAACGCCAACGTCGTCGCCGTGGGCGCCCGCATGCACACCCAGGACGAAGCGACGAAGTTTGTGGAGACCTTCCTCGCAACTCCCTTCTCCGGTGACGAACGCCACATCCGCCGCATCGACATGCTGAGTGGGTACGAGACGACGGGCGTCCTGCCGGAAATCCCGGCACACCACCCGAAGCAGTAACTCCAAAACGCTGGCCGGCATCTCAGCCCGTCCGGCGTTTGAGGACGAGGCCCCTTCAGGGCCGAAGCGGGGTCGAAGGGGCGGCAGCCCCTTCAAAGGATGGGACGGGTAGGGGCGGCGGGGGCGAGAAACCCCCCGCCCCGACGAGAGGAGCCACCGTGCCGGAGGGCCACACAATCCACCGCCTGGCCCAGGACTACGCGTCCCACTTCCAAGGCACACCCCCCGAAGTGACCAGCCCTCAGGGCAAGTTCTCCGACGCCGCCGCCCTCCTCACCGGCACGGAACTCACCACCACCGAAGCCCACGGCAAACACCTCTTCCTGGGCTTCGCACAAACCGGCTGGGTCCACATCCACCTCGGCCTCTTCGGCAAGGTCACCTTCGGCGACACCCCCGCGCCCCCACCCACGGACACCACCCGCCTCCGCCTGCGCAACACCACCTCGTACGTCGACCTCAAGGGCCCCACGACCTGCGCGTTGATCACCCCGGAGGAGAAGCGGGCGATACACACCCGCCTGGGCCCCGACCCCCTGCGCCCCGACGCCGACCCGGCGCAGGCGTACGCCCGCATCCACCGCAGCCGCACGACGATCGCCGCCCTCCTCCTGGACCAGAAGATCATCGCCGGCGTCGGGAACGTCTACCGGGCGGAAGTCCTGTTCCGCCACCACATCGACCCGTACCGCCCCGGCAAGGACCTCACCGAGCAGGAGTGGACGGCGATCTGGACGGACCTGGTCGCGCTGATGCGCGAGGGCGTCCGCAACAACCGCATCGACACGGTCCGCCCGGAACACACCCCCGAGGCCATGAACCGCCCCCCGAGGGTGGACGACCACGGCGGCGAGGTCTACGTCTACCGCCGCACGAACCAGCCCTGCCACCTGTGCGCCACCCCGGTCCGCACGGCGGACCTGGCCGCCCGCAACCTCTTCTGGTGCCCGACCTGCCAGCCGAGCTGACCCCCGACCCGCCGGCCGAGTCGACACCCCGCACCCACCCGTAACCCCCCAACTCCGGACGACCGAGCGAATTTCTCCCTCCTCTCCCGGAGAGCGCTTTCCATGAAGTTCACTGTGAAGTCGAACCTCGGACGGGGGACAAGTGGGACCTCCCGTGCCAAGCGGCGGGTTGGATGGATAGGGTCCCGAACTAATGACAGCAGGACGACAACGGCGCGCGGAAGCCGAGACGTTCACGGCCCGGTTGCGGCACCTCATGCACCGGGTCCGCACCGGCCTGCGCAGAAGCGCCGTGGACTACTTCCGGGGCGACGGCTCGGACTGGGTCGCCCTGGCCGGCCTCCTGCTCACCGTCCCGGTCATCACGACGGCCACCCTCGCGAACTCCGTCTGGTTCTCCCCGGCCGCCCTGGTCCTCCCGATCGTCGCCGGCGGCCTCCTGCTGCGCCCCTCCAGCCTGCTCGCCCTGTACGCGGCGGCGGCGACCGCGCTGATCGTCGAGTCCGTCCAGCTGGGCCCGTACACCGAGGGCCCCTCCCGGGTCACCCCGGGCGTCGTCCTGGTCGTCGCCGCGTGCGGGTTCTTCGGCCTGCTGATCGCCCAGTTCCGCAGCCGCGTCGGCGTCCCCTGGAGACGCGGCGGCACGATGCTCTTCGACCTGCGCGAACGCATCCGCGTCCAGAGCAAGCTGCCGAAGCTCCCGCCGGGCTGGCACCGCGAGATGGCGCTGCGCCCGGCCGGCGGCCAGTCCTTCTCCGGTGACTTCGTCGTCGCGGCCCGCACGAACGGCGGCCGCACGCTGGAGGTCGTCCTCACCGACGTCTCCGGCAAGGGCATGGACGCCGGCTCGCGCGCCCTCCTGCTCTCCGGCGCCTTCGGCGGCCTCCTCGGCTCCCTGCCCCCGCACGCCTTCCTCCCCGCCGCCAACGGCTACCTGCTGCGCCAGGACTGGGACGAGGGCTTCGCGACCTCCATCCACCTCGTCCTCGACCTCGACTCCGGCGACTACGAGCTGTACTCGGCCGGCCATCCCCCGGGCCTCCAGCTCAGCGCCGGCAGCGGCCGCTGGGAGGAGAAGGCGGCCGAGGGCCCGCTGCTCGGCGTCTACGAGGGCGCCCAGTTCGACCCCGTCAAGGGCTCGCTGCGCCCCGGCGACGTCCTCATGCTGTTCACCGACGGCCTCGTCGAGACGTCCGACCGGGACATCGTCGAGGGCATCGACCGGCTGACCGGCGAGGCGGACCGGTACGTCGCCGGCGGCTTCCAGGGCGCGGCCTGGCATCTGATCGAGGCCGTCGCGAAGGACGTCAACGACGACCGGGCGCTGCTGCTGGTGTGCCGGGAGGGTCCCACGGCGTCGTCGGTCCGCTACTGATTGATTCCCAACACCCCGATTGACGGGCCCTTGTTGGTGGCACGATGGTCTCGGGAGAGCGAACCGAACGAGGGTGTGTGATCAGTCGTGGCCATTTCACTGTCAGTGGTGCTGCTGTTGGCGATCATCCTGGTGGTCATGATCAGGGGCGGCAGCATCAAGGGAGGCCCCGCGGTCGTCGCCGTCCTCTTCGGCTTCTTCCTCGCCTCGACCGGCCTCGCGCCGACGATAAACGACCTCATGGACTCGATCACCAAGGCGATCGCCGACATCGATTTCTGACGGCGGCCCGGCGCGAACAACCGCGCCGCATACGACAAGAGCCGGACTCGGAGGGTCAACCTCCGGTCCGGCTCGGGCCGTTGAAGAGAGCGGGCGACGGGAATCGAACCCGCGTAGCCAGTTTGGAAGACTGGGGCTCTACCATTGAGCTACGCCCGCACCAAGCACGCCGCAGGTCAGAGCTCCCCGCGACACAAGACGCATCGTAGCCGCTGAACCCCCTCCGGCGCACACCGCATACCCGCGTACGGAATGCGGCAG encodes:
- a CDS encoding ribose-5-phosphate isomerase; the protein is MRVYLGSDHAGYELKNHLVEWLKAAGHDPVDCGPHIYDAQDDYPPFCLRAAERTAADPDSLGIVIGGSGNGEQIAANKVKGVRAALAWSEETASLGRQHNNANVVAVGARMHTQDEATKFVETFLATPFSGDERHIRRIDMLSGYETTGVLPEIPAHHPKQ
- a CDS encoding amino acid permease, whose product is MASPPTLSPAGSGQENPEEPGPGLQAGLKNRHLSMIAIGGVIGAGLFVGSSSGIATAGPGILLSYFLVGTLVVLVMRMLGEMSAANPTSGSFSAHADRALGPWAGFTIGWLYWFFWVVVLAVEATAGAAILESWIPAVPQWGWALIVMIVLTATNLVSVGSYGEFEFWFAGIKVVAIAAFIVIGGLAVFGVLPGVDSDKAGLGNLTDHGGFLPNGPGAILTGVLLVVFSFMGSEIATLAAGESENPQRAVTKSTNSVIWRIAVFYLGSIFVVVTLLPWDDPSIKEEGSYVAALDSLGIAHAGQIMNFIVLTSVLSCLNSGLYTASRMAFSLGQRGDAPKSFARTTSRGVPMAAILSSVVFGFVAVFFNYQYPDSVFLFLVNSSGAVALFVWLVICFSQLRMRKIIQAEAPEKLVVKMWLYPYLTWATAGLIVFVLGYMLTDTEHDGRTTVLLSLLVAAGVLVVSLVKDKVRKGVTTP
- a CDS encoding Fpg/Nei family DNA glycosylase, which encodes MPEGHTIHRLAQDYASHFQGTPPEVTSPQGKFSDAAALLTGTELTTTEAHGKHLFLGFAQTGWVHIHLGLFGKVTFGDTPAPPPTDTTRLRLRNTTSYVDLKGPTTCALITPEEKRAIHTRLGPDPLRPDADPAQAYARIHRSRTTIAALLLDQKIIAGVGNVYRAEVLFRHHIDPYRPGKDLTEQEWTAIWTDLVALMREGVRNNRIDTVRPEHTPEAMNRPPRVDDHGGEVYVYRRTNQPCHLCATPVRTADLAARNLFWCPTCQPS
- a CDS encoding LPXTG cell wall anchor domain-containing protein, giving the protein MSSRRSAAVAGVLVSAGLVSALVLAPQAGANGQEPGSAQGGKAVDPAPAGVKLTTTLPVRISVDNSTRKTSLTATVKNEGTKESGKIRLLVVGFDGLSINKVEGCTPLTKENLPEGSNSGFNCPLDNLAAGATKSYAVDASYDLTKKGRICLPVQAADGSKTFWQQGPVPFGTVNPAPNAPATPLLLGTDNKPVTPGTGQLPSTGPAEDLLPLGATGAALLAAGAAGVWWSRRRTG
- a CDS encoding PP2C family protein-serine/threonine phosphatase, whose amino-acid sequence is MTAGRQRRAEAETFTARLRHLMHRVRTGLRRSAVDYFRGDGSDWVALAGLLLTVPVITTATLANSVWFSPAALVLPIVAGGLLLRPSSLLALYAAAATALIVESVQLGPYTEGPSRVTPGVVLVVAACGFFGLLIAQFRSRVGVPWRRGGTMLFDLRERIRVQSKLPKLPPGWHREMALRPAGGQSFSGDFVVAARTNGGRTLEVVLTDVSGKGMDAGSRALLLSGAFGGLLGSLPPHAFLPAANGYLLRQDWDEGFATSIHLVLDLDSGDYELYSAGHPPGLQLSAGSGRWEEKAAEGPLLGVYEGAQFDPVKGSLRPGDVLMLFTDGLVETSDRDIVEGIDRLTGEADRYVAGGFQGAAWHLIEAVAKDVNDDRALLLVCREGPTASSVRY
- a CDS encoding serine/threonine-protein kinase; protein product: MGRVWRAADEILDRLVAVKEIRIDGPDAEDTRTRRERTLREARATARIDHPNVVRVYDVVDEGELLWIIMELVRGRSLERVTADDGPLGPVAAARVGLGLVAALQQVHARGVLHRDIKPGNVLVEGAGERIVLTDFGIAAMQDAKALTMVGMLVGSPDYMAPERVAGRPQGPPSDIWSVGATLCAALAGHSPFARDTTLATLHAVLHEEPRLPDNVGTLRGVLTGLLAKDPELRPDLAELETELRRTAFPEPTPTVRVGEMPRAELRSPPPDLATTPLPRLPEHPRHRRTTALAAAGVAAVIAIVVTAVLLTSGGTPPAHEAAVTPTPTPTVEGTARTRTLPPGAHEEAGGYAWKTPDGWRRDVKTGAEVHYTSPDGTQELLAKSSLARGKLIDAWRKSELDAHRGEDYRKLRLAETEFRGNPAVEWEYTFTLKGTPWHARLLGFDQDGKSFQVNTWYRPDVEESALRVYAEVKASFTVL
- a CDS encoding biotin transporter BioY, translated to MSTLAASSAPGRVLADLLPAGRVRDIALVAGGAALTGVAAQLAVPVPGSPVPVTGQTFAALLVGTSLGAGRGFLSLALYALAGVVGVPWFAEGGSGAGMVSFGYVLGLMLAATVVGALARRGADRNVWRMAGAVLLGEALIYAVGVPYLAYAADMSASQAIAAGLTPYLLGDALKAALAMGLVPAVWKLLDRR